Within the Sarcophilus harrisii chromosome 2, mSarHar1.11, whole genome shotgun sequence genome, the region GATAAGGCAGTTCTTATAGGTCCAAAGAAATCAGATAACAGTGTCAAAGGGGCCTATTTCTCTATTACCATAATGGGAACGCCAATGTCAGGCCACAGGAGATCTTCTGATGGGAGCTTTGGGGAGTTCCATACAACCACCACTTTATTCAGGTAAGGGAGACCATTCAATCTCTCTAAGGAGTTCATGAGCACCTCCTCTCGTTCATAAGTCAACATCACTACTGTGAACTGCTCTCTTGGAACATTGCCTCCAAGAGCTGCCTGGAACTCCTTGCCAGAGCCTCCTGCTCCTCCACCAATGGGTCTGAATCCAGTGCCAGAGCCAAGAAATTTGGCCTCTGAAGGCAGAACAGGGTCAAAAGGTGTGTgtgggaaaagatggaaaggcCCTGGGGCTGAGTTCCAGTTGCGATAAAGATCAGTGGCAGTCAAAGTAAAGTTGCGGAGGTATTTAGGAGAAGCATAGGGTGGTTCTGTTTCCACTGGCCCCAGGTCCAGATCCCCATTATCTGCCATGTTGGGGTCAGTACCTGCCGCTTTGCCTGAGCGATGGGGAATCTCAACTGCTACTTCTTCCCGGATGGGAGCAGCTGGGATCTGGATGCGAGTCCTAACCACAGCCAGAACCGTGTTAAAGATACTGTCAGCGGTGGAGAAGTAGGTTTCCCAGAGGAAGCGCCCTTGGCGCCTCATGGCCAGCAAATCGCTGTCTGAGAGGCTCCGCAGCAAGAAGTGAACCTCCGTGACACGCGGCTTGGGCACCACCAGGGCCGCCTCATTCCACCGTAGTACATCCTGGTAGGGAAGTTGCACCTGCTCCCCGAGCACCACGGGAATAGCTCCGACTTCCAGGGCCTCAAAGAGCCTCGTGGCACATCCGGCAGAGATCACTAAGTGGGGATCCCCTGGGGTGATAATCAAAGCAAAGGTGGAAAGTTTTAGCAATTCTAGGCggtcctccctctccccacagaGGGCCCACTCAGTGGGCAGGCTAGGTTTAGGTTGATTCTTACAGGTAAACTCTGCCAGCACCTGATCGAGCTTGCTGTCCTGCACTGCTTTCAGGGTGGCAATGATTCGGTCATCATAGTCAGCAGGGGGGTCACCTTCCATCTCCTCTTCAAAAGAACGGGCCTCCTGCAGACTAGACCGAAGTGACTCAATTTTCTCCCCTTGGAAGCTAAAGAGATACTTCCGCTTGACTGGCACCTGTGGAGGGATCTCCAAGAAGTTGGGCTCCGACATGGCATGGACTAGTGGTGATATGACTATATCAAAGCCGGATCGGTACTGAGCAGCGTAGAAGGTGGACTGGGCCACCATAGCTCGACCAGTACTGACATTATACAGTAAATTCTGCGTATTCGACTTCCACGACAGGCTGATGAGGAGATGGTTGTGTCCGTCTGTCCGCCAATAGGGCAGAGAATACAACTGTTGCTCCAGTTCAGCAGGCCGCAGACCCAACGGTTCTTGCATTTCTCCCACCAGGATCACATAGAGGCAGGCAATATCGGCATTCTCTGTGACATAGATGTTGGTTCGTGCTGTGGCCTGAAAGGCCTGCTTGACCAGGGGGTCCAGATAGCTGCCAAAGGCCAACTGGTCACTATCATAGACATAGACCGGGAATCCAGAAGTGAGTGGACAGCGAGAGTAATCAAAGCAATTGTGTAGCCTGCAACT harbors:
- the EXTL3 gene encoding exostosin-like 3, which produces MTGYTMLRNGGVGNGGQTWMLRWSNRIRLTWLSFTLFIILVFFPLIAHYYLTTLDEADEAGKRIFGPRAGNELCEVKHVLDLCRIRESVSEELLQLEAKRQELNSEIAKLNLKIEACKKSIENAKQDLLQLKNVISQTEHSYKELMAQNQPKLSLPIRLLPEKDDVGLPPPKLLRSCRLHNCFDYSRCPLTSGFPVYVYDSDQLAFGSYLDPLVKQAFQATARTNIYVTENADIACLYVILVGEMQEPLGLRPAELEQQLYSLPYWRTDGHNHLLISLSWKSNTQNLLYNVSTGRAMVAQSTFYAAQYRSGFDIVISPLVHAMSEPNFLEIPPQVPVKRKYLFSFQGEKIESLRSSLQEARSFEEEMEGDPPADYDDRIIATLKAVQDSKLDQVLAEFTCKNQPKPSLPTEWALCGEREDRLELLKLSTFALIITPGDPHLVISAGCATRLFEALEVGAIPVVLGEQVQLPYQDVLRWNEAALVVPKPRVTEVHFLLRSLSDSDLLAMRRQGRFLWETYFSTADSIFNTVLAVVRTRIQIPAAPIREEVAVEIPHRSGKAAGTDPNMADNGDLDLGPVETEPPYASPKYLRNFTLTATDLYRNWNSAPGPFHLFPHTPFDPVLPSEAKFLGSGTGFRPIGGGAGGSGKEFQAALGGNVPREQFTVVMLTYEREEVLMNSLERLNGLPYLNKVVVVWNSPKLPSEDLLWPDIGVPIMVVRTEKNSLNNRFLPWNEIETEAILSIDDDAHLRHDEIMFGFRVWREARDRIVGFPGRYHAWDIPHQSWLYNSNYSCELSMVLTGAAFFHKYYAYLYSYVMPQAIRDMVDEYINCEDIAMNFLVSHITRKPPIKVTSRWTFRCPGCPQALSHDDSHFHERHKCINFFVKVYGYMPLLYTQFRVDSVLFKTRLPHDKTKCFKFI